The sequence CACCCGCTGGCTGACCGATGCGGAGCAGTGCGCATGGCGCACCCACCTGGAGGTCAACAGGCTGTTGACGTATCAGCTCGAAAGAGACCTCCAACCGTTCGGCCTGACGATGAACGACTACGAGATCCTGGTGAACCTCTCCGAGTCGGAGGGCGTGCGGATGCGGATGAGCGACCTCGCGTCCGCCACCCTCCAGTCCAAGAGCCGCCTCTCGCACCAGGTCACCCGCATGGAGAACGCGGACCTGGTCCGGCGTGAGAACTGCGAGTCCGACCGCCGCGGGCTGTACGCGGTGCTCACGGACCACGGCCTGGAGACGATGCGCAAGGTCGCGCCCCACCACGTGGGTTCCGTGCGGCGGCACTTCATCGACCTCCTCTCGCCGGAGGCACTGGAGGAACTCCACAAGTCCCTGACCCCGATCGCGGAACACCTGAGGGGCCAGCGGGGCCGCCCGTGACGCAGCGCGCCCCCGCCCCATAGGGGCGCGGGGAACGGCGCAGTCTTTCGAGGGCGCGGGGAACGGCGCGACCAGCCCCAACGGCCCGCAGACCGATCGCCGTGCTTCAGCGGGCCGCTCAGGCCACTGGCAGGCGGAGCTCGAACAGGGCTCCGCCCGCCGGCGCCTCCCGGACGATGAGCGACCCCCCGTGCCGCACGGCCACGTCCCGGGCGATGGCGAGCCCCAGCCCGGCCCCGCCGTCGTCCCGGGTACGGGCCTCGTCGAGCCGCACGAACCGCTCGAAGACCCGCTCACGCTCATCCGCGGGCACGCCCGCGCCGTCGTCGGCGACTTCGAGGAGAGCCCACTCCCCCACGCGCCGCACGCTCACGGCGACCGTCGACCGCGTGTGCCGCTGCGCGTTGTCCAGCAGATTGCCGAGCACCCGCGTCAGCTGACCACGGGACCCGCTCACTTCCACGGCCTCCGCGTCCACGGACACGTCGACCCGGTCCCCGGCCCGCTTCCCGGCCTCCGTACGGACGAGCGCGGCCAGGTCGAGGCGTGCGTCCGCCGACCGCTCCCCCGCGTCCAGCCGGGCGAGCAGCAGCAGGTCGGCGGCGAGCCGCTGCAGTCGTACGGTGTCCTCGACGGCGCCCTCGACGTCGAGCAGCTCCGGGTGCGCGGCGCCCACTTCGAGCTGGGTGCGCAGGGAGGCGATGGGGCTGCGCAGTTCGTGCGAGGCGTCGGCGACGAACGCGCGCTGGCGCTCCACC is a genomic window of Streptomyces sp. NBC_00414 containing:
- a CDS encoding MarR family winged helix-turn-helix transcriptional regulator; this translates as METETATRWLTDAEQCAWRTHLEVNRLLTYQLERDLQPFGLTMNDYEILVNLSESEGVRMRMSDLASATLQSKSRLSHQVTRMENADLVRRENCESDRRGLYAVLTDHGLETMRKVAPHHVGSVRRHFIDLLSPEALEELHKSLTPIAEHLRGQRGRP